The Candidatus Methylomirabilota bacterium genome includes a window with the following:
- a CDS encoding TerB family tellurite resistance protein, with product MFERLRSLVQTPSRRAVVRRFESVAAPIQQEPGRRLQLLFFKLLMAIAATDDNVTLEEQNLLKDFVFEHTLTEQEWAELAYYQAARLSREELGQMVDTVLGEIRTRADRQQLLEAVRQMAQADEVLSGAEREVLNLIDSRVDAVGTSPIAYVTKTLRLAWRRSLPLAPAMARLEREAEEYGRNPVLPLARRAGGTAIDEVHAARIGMVLLVLHSDDTVHDHELEAFRTFVAREAGVAPDVASPLVHQLLQIPDELLELTYLARTIVDGTTSDERRAFLEVLARIAHADGVRVFEEARTLQLIARYLFVPPPTSGGADRPR from the coding sequence ATGTTCGAGCGTCTCCGGTCGCTCGTGCAGACGCCGAGCCGGCGCGCCGTGGTCAGACGCTTCGAGAGCGTGGCGGCGCCGATCCAGCAGGAGCCTGGCCGGCGGCTCCAGCTCCTGTTCTTCAAGCTCCTCATGGCGATTGCCGCCACCGACGACAACGTCACGCTCGAGGAGCAGAACCTCCTCAAGGACTTCGTGTTCGAGCACACGCTCACCGAGCAGGAGTGGGCCGAGCTCGCGTACTATCAGGCCGCTCGCCTCTCCCGGGAGGAGCTCGGCCAGATGGTGGACACCGTGCTCGGGGAGATCCGCACCAGGGCGGACCGGCAGCAGCTCCTGGAGGCGGTCCGGCAGATGGCGCAGGCCGACGAGGTCCTGAGCGGCGCGGAGCGAGAGGTCCTGAACCTCATCGATTCGAGGGTCGACGCCGTGGGGACCTCGCCGATCGCCTATGTGACGAAGACCCTCCGTCTCGCATGGCGACGGTCTCTGCCGCTGGCCCCCGCGATGGCCCGGCTGGAGCGCGAGGCTGAGGAATACGGGCGCAATCCCGTGCTGCCCCTGGCGCGGCGTGCGGGCGGCACCGCGATCGACGAGGTTCACGCGGCAAGGATCGGGATGGTGCTGCTCGTGCTCCATTCCGACGACACGGTGCACGACCACGAGCTGGAAGCCTTCCGGACGTTCGTGGCCCGCGAGGCAGGGGTCGCGCCGGACGTGGCCAGCCCGCTGGTCCACCAGCTCCTCCAGATTCCCGACGAGCTGCTCGAGCTGACATACCTGGCCCGGACGATCGTGGACGGCACGACGAGCGACGAGCGGCGCGCGTTCCTCGAGGTCCTCGCGCGCATCGCGCACGCCGACGGCGTGCGGGTGTTCGAAGAGGCGAGGACGCTCCAGCTGATCGCCCGCTACCTCTTCGTCCCCCCGCCCACATCCGGGGGGGCGGACCGCCCCCGGTGA